A region from the Halomarina litorea genome encodes:
- a CDS encoding S8 family peptidase: MASGNISRRRLLRTVGVGAVGVGLAAGQASGRVDGERYVVGTAARRGALAAKHNAQNVDREIDFGEEGGAVAGQFSDSDARALEADPNVRYVEPDYEVQAFAESEPWGVDRVGALAAHAKGATGGGAHIAILDTGIDADHPDLRANVGEGYAVEECDGPDCTSDWDDDHSHGTHCAGIADAVDNSRGVVGVSTGATLHSVKVLTGEGSGSASGVAEGITWAADQGHDVISMSLGGDSSSSVIRDAVQYAWEKGAVIVAAAGNSGPCVDCVRYPAKYPEVIAVSATDDDDGLAGFSSVGEEVELAAPGSDVLSTVVGGAYRRYSGTSMATPHVAGAVGVLMGNGLSNSEARQRLRDTAEDVGLRDTQQGYGLLDVAKAVGADDGDRPDDPDEPDEPDEPPQGLSVTTGEATAVTEEGATLPGELTSLGSASEAAVGFEYWPQGDEDSKETVKADQLDEPGPFSLDVDGLEANVTYVFNAAAVGDDDSQDRGEARTFTTGGDGGDQPDDPDDPDEPDEPNDPRAPTVVTGEARDIDDNSVDLYGELTDLGDAEAVEPVFVFWEKGNRSRTEDEDDAFDMERPGPFDETVMGLEPDTTYVYVARCVTEDGRVAEGEPREFTTRAD; this comes from the coding sequence ATGGCAAGCGGAAACATATCGCGACGGAGACTACTGCGCACCGTCGGTGTCGGTGCCGTCGGGGTCGGACTCGCCGCTGGGCAGGCGTCGGGTCGGGTCGACGGGGAACGGTACGTAGTGGGGACGGCAGCGCGCCGCGGGGCGCTCGCCGCAAAGCACAACGCACAGAACGTCGACAGGGAGATCGACTTCGGCGAGGAGGGGGGTGCAGTCGCCGGGCAGTTCTCCGATTCGGACGCGCGGGCACTCGAAGCCGACCCGAACGTCCGATACGTCGAACCGGACTACGAGGTGCAGGCGTTCGCCGAGTCGGAGCCGTGGGGGGTCGACCGGGTCGGCGCGCTCGCCGCCCACGCGAAGGGGGCGACGGGCGGCGGGGCGCACATCGCGATTCTCGACACCGGCATCGACGCCGACCACCCCGACCTGCGCGCGAACGTCGGGGAGGGCTACGCCGTCGAGGAGTGCGACGGGCCCGACTGTACGAGCGACTGGGACGACGACCACAGCCACGGCACTCACTGCGCCGGCATCGCCGACGCCGTGGACAACTCGCGGGGCGTCGTCGGCGTCTCGACGGGCGCGACGCTCCACTCGGTGAAGGTACTCACTGGGGAGGGGAGCGGGTCCGCCTCGGGCGTCGCCGAGGGCATCACGTGGGCCGCAGACCAGGGCCACGACGTCATCAGCATGAGCCTCGGCGGGGACTCCTCGTCGTCGGTCATCCGGGACGCGGTGCAGTACGCCTGGGAGAAGGGTGCCGTCATCGTCGCCGCGGCGGGCAACAGCGGTCCCTGCGTTGACTGCGTCCGCTACCCGGCGAAGTACCCCGAGGTCATCGCCGTCAGCGCGACGGACGACGACGACGGCCTCGCGGGGTTCTCGTCGGTCGGCGAGGAGGTGGAACTCGCCGCACCGGGTAGCGACGTACTCTCGACGGTCGTCGGCGGCGCCTACCGCCGGTACTCCGGCACCTCGATGGCGACGCCGCACGTCGCCGGGGCCGTCGGGGTCCTCATGGGCAACGGCCTCTCTAACAGCGAGGCCCGCCAGCGACTCCGGGACACCGCAGAGGACGTCGGCCTGCGCGACACCCAGCAGGGCTACGGCCTGCTCGACGTGGCGAAGGCCGTCGGCGCCGACGACGGCGACCGGCCGGACGACCCCGACGAACCGGACGAACCGGACGAGCCGCCGCAGGGCCTCAGCGTCACGACCGGCGAGGCCACCGCGGTCACCGAGGAGGGGGCGACCCTCCCCGGCGAACTCACGAGCCTCGGCAGCGCGAGCGAGGCCGCCGTCGGCTTCGAGTACTGGCCGCAGGGCGACGAGGACTCGAAGGAGACGGTCAAGGCCGACCAGCTCGACGAGCCGGGGCCGTTCAGCCTCGACGTCGACGGGCTGGAGGCGAACGTCACCTACGTGTTCAACGCCGCCGCCGTCGGCGACGACGACAGCCAGGACCGCGGCGAGGCCCGGACGTTCACCACCGGCGGGGACGGCGGCGACCAGCCCGACGACCCCGACGACCCCGACGAACCGGACGAGCCGAACGACCCGCGCGCCCCGACCGTCGTGACCGGCGAGGCCCGGGACATCGACGACAACTCCGTCGACCTGTACGGCGAACTGACGGACCTCGGCGACGCCGAGGCGGTCGAACCGGTGTTCGTCTTCTGGGAGAAGGGCAACCGGAGCCGAACCGAAGACGAGGACGACGCCTTCGACATGGAGCGTCCCGGTCCGTTCGACGAGACCGTCATGGGCCTCGAACCGGACACGACGTACGTCTACGTCGCCCGGTGTGTCACCGAGGACGGCCGTGTGGCCGAGGGCGAGCCCCGCGAGTTCACGACCCGGGCGGACTGA
- a CDS encoding alpha-amylase family protein, giving the protein MTVSRGARWFENAVIYAIDVEAFQDSDGDGVGDFEGLTERLDYLDRLGVDCLWLLPFYDTPNRDNGYDVRDYYAVDSRLGTLGDVVEFLQAAEERGIRVIVDLVVNHTSTEHPWFQRAREAPDSKYRDYYVWTDDPSEAPEWGSVFPGEVEDDRVWTYDEAADAYYFHRFYPFQPDLDLQNPDVREEIHKIVDFWLELGVDGFRIDAATLMIQQKRPGEPEMDDPHAILRELRANAARTNGEVVLLAEADDDPEDLVTYFGGHRLPGSVLEGDGGSSDPDAAAETGEEMDLLLNFVLNAHLFGALATETATPLKRCLTDLAEATEAGQWANFLRNYDELNLGRLPPEDQRVVFDRFAPDEDMRIYGRGIRRRLAPMLDGDRDRLKQAFSLVFSMPGTPLVLYGDELGMGEALDVPGRGAVRTPMQWTDGPNAGFSSASSESLVAPVVDGAFGPDRVNAADQWTDPDSLLRFVQELVGVRKSCPAVGSGRLTLLDTDDPATFAHRFDHEGRTVVVVHNLGADPRTVRLDLPDADGGSLRVLLGDPAIGGDGSPTVDLDGYGFAWLRVGEDGASAGPT; this is encoded by the coding sequence ATGACCGTCTCCCGAGGCGCACGCTGGTTCGAGAACGCGGTCATCTACGCCATCGACGTCGAGGCGTTTCAGGACAGCGACGGCGACGGTGTGGGCGACTTCGAGGGACTGACCGAGCGACTCGACTACCTCGACCGACTGGGGGTCGACTGCCTCTGGTTGCTCCCGTTCTACGACACGCCGAACCGCGACAACGGCTACGACGTGCGGGACTACTACGCCGTGGACAGTCGGTTGGGAACGCTCGGCGACGTGGTGGAGTTCCTGCAGGCCGCCGAGGAGCGCGGCATCCGCGTCATCGTGGACCTCGTCGTCAACCACACCTCCACCGAACACCCGTGGTTCCAGCGGGCCCGCGAGGCCCCCGACTCGAAGTACCGCGACTACTACGTCTGGACCGACGACCCGAGCGAGGCCCCCGAGTGGGGGTCGGTGTTCCCCGGCGAGGTCGAGGACGACCGGGTGTGGACCTACGACGAGGCCGCCGACGCCTACTACTTCCACCGCTTCTACCCGTTCCAGCCCGACCTCGACCTTCAGAACCCGGACGTGCGAGAGGAGATACACAAGATCGTGGACTTCTGGCTGGAACTCGGCGTCGACGGCTTCCGCATCGACGCGGCGACGCTGATGATCCAGCAGAAGCGCCCCGGCGAACCCGAGATGGACGACCCGCACGCCATCCTCCGCGAACTGCGGGCGAACGCCGCCCGGACGAACGGCGAGGTGGTCCTCCTCGCCGAGGCCGACGACGACCCCGAGGACCTCGTCACGTACTTCGGCGGGCACCGCCTGCCCGGTTCGGTTCTCGAAGGCGACGGCGGGTCGTCGGACCCCGACGCGGCGGCCGAGACAGGCGAGGAGATGGACCTTCTGCTCAACTTCGTCCTCAACGCCCACCTGTTCGGCGCGCTGGCCACCGAGACGGCGACCCCCCTGAAGCGGTGCCTGACGGACCTCGCGGAGGCCACCGAGGCCGGCCAGTGGGCGAACTTCCTGCGCAACTACGACGAACTCAACCTCGGTCGCCTCCCGCCGGAGGACCAGCGCGTCGTCTTCGACCGCTTCGCCCCCGACGAGGACATGCGCATCTACGGGCGGGGCATCCGCCGCCGCCTCGCGCCCATGCTCGACGGCGACCGCGACCGCCTGAAGCAGGCGTTCAGCCTCGTGTTCTCGATGCCGGGGACGCCGCTGGTGCTCTACGGCGACGAACTCGGGATGGGCGAGGCCCTCGACGTGCCGGGGCGGGGCGCGGTTCGCACGCCGATGCAGTGGACCGACGGCCCGAACGCCGGGTTCTCCTCGGCGAGTTCGGAGTCGCTCGTCGCGCCCGTCGTCGACGGGGCGTTCGGTCCCGACCGGGTGAACGCCGCAGACCAGTGGACCGACCCCGACTCGCTGCTCCGGTTCGTCCAGGAACTCGTCGGTGTGCGGAAGTCCTGTCCCGCGGTCGGGTCGGGCCGTCTCACGCTGCTCGACACCGACGACCCGGCGACGTTCGCCCACCGGTTCGACCACGAGGGGCGGACGGTGGTCGTGGTCCACAACCTCGGGGCCGACCCGCGGACGGTCCGCCTCGACCTGCCCGACGCCGACGGCGGATCGCTCCGGGTGCTCCTCGGCGACCCGGCCATCGGCGGCGACGGGTCGCCCACCGTCGACCTCGACGGCTACGGGTTCGCGTGGCTCCGGGTCGGCGAGGACGGCGCGAGCGCGGGTCCGACCTGA
- a CDS encoding glycoside hydrolase family 13 protein: MDWHDELSWWQTAVVYQIYPRSFNDSREDTESARRTDGEGSVRHPAGRPLPGDGVGDIPGIVERLDYLADLGVDVVWLSPVYDSPQVDNGYDVRDYRAIDESFGTLADIDHLVDELHARGMRLVMDLVVNHTSDQHEWFEASRRGEEPYDDYYIWREGHDGGPPNNWEAVFGGSAWSYDETRGEYYLSVFSSSQPDLNWANSRVRKEVHDVVRWWLDRGVDGFRMDVVNFISKTPGLPDGDPDGNVVGSEHFIDGPEVTAYLRELHDAVLSEYDAMTVGEMPGVSVEAARAYLEAGLDMVFHFDHVNVGVGKSGIWDVPEWELPELKSVIDEWQSGLEEYWNAPYLGNHDQPRAVSRFGDESFREESATALATLLLTLRGTPFVYQGDELGMTNYPFGTPEEFRDIETRQYVQEALSGGERTFEDIAPAVRFWSRDNARTPMQWTDGSNAGFTTGDPWLPVNPNHETVNAEAERADPESVWHYYRRAIALRKAHPGLAAGDFDHLIPDHPSVFAYRRDGGRYLVACNLSAEPATVDLPWTWEGADRLIGNYPADDEGGPTLALRPYEARVYGAGVD; encoded by the coding sequence ATGGACTGGCACGACGAACTATCCTGGTGGCAGACGGCGGTGGTCTACCAGATCTATCCGCGGAGCTTCAACGACTCTCGGGAGGACACGGAGAGTGCGCGCCGAACCGACGGTGAGGGGTCGGTGAGACACCCGGCGGGTCGCCCGCTCCCCGGAGACGGCGTCGGGGACATCCCCGGCATCGTCGAGCGACTCGACTACCTCGCGGACCTCGGGGTGGACGTGGTGTGGCTCAGCCCCGTCTACGACTCCCCGCAGGTCGACAACGGCTACGACGTGCGCGACTACCGGGCCATCGACGAGTCGTTCGGGACGCTCGCCGACATCGACCACCTCGTCGACGAACTCCACGCCCGCGGGATGCGTCTCGTGATGGACCTCGTCGTCAACCACACCTCCGACCAGCACGAGTGGTTCGAGGCGTCGCGCCGCGGCGAGGAACCCTACGACGACTACTACATCTGGCGCGAGGGACACGACGGCGGCCCGCCGAACAACTGGGAGGCGGTGTTCGGCGGGTCGGCGTGGTCCTACGACGAGACGCGCGGCGAGTACTACCTCTCGGTGTTCAGTTCCTCGCAACCGGACCTCAACTGGGCGAACTCGCGCGTGCGTAAAGAAGTCCACGACGTGGTCCGGTGGTGGCTCGACCGGGGCGTCGACGGCTTCCGCATGGACGTGGTGAACTTTATCTCGAAGACGCCGGGGCTGCCCGACGGCGACCCGGACGGGAACGTCGTCGGGAGCGAGCACTTCATCGACGGCCCGGAGGTGACCGCGTACCTCCGGGAACTCCACGACGCGGTCCTCTCGGAGTACGACGCGATGACCGTCGGCGAGATGCCCGGCGTCAGCGTCGAGGCGGCCCGCGCGTACCTCGAGGCCGGACTGGACATGGTGTTTCACTTCGACCACGTCAACGTCGGCGTCGGCAAGTCCGGCATCTGGGACGTCCCCGAGTGGGAACTGCCGGAACTGAAGTCGGTCATCGACGAGTGGCAGAGCGGCCTCGAGGAGTACTGGAACGCGCCCTATCTCGGCAACCACGACCAGCCACGCGCCGTCTCCCGGTTCGGCGACGAGTCGTTCCGGGAGGAGTCGGCCACGGCGCTCGCGACGCTCCTGTTGACCCTGCGCGGGACGCCGTTCGTCTATCAGGGCGACGAACTCGGGATGACGAACTACCCCTTCGGGACGCCCGAGGAGTTCCGCGACATCGAGACGCGCCAGTACGTCCAGGAGGCGTTGAGCGGCGGGGAGCGGACCTTCGAGGACATCGCGCCCGCCGTCCGGTTCTGGAGCCGCGACAACGCCCGGACCCCCATGCAGTGGACCGACGGCTCGAACGCCGGGTTCACGACGGGCGACCCGTGGCTCCCGGTCAACCCGAACCACGAGACGGTCAACGCCGAGGCCGAACGCGCCGACCCGGAGTCCGTCTGGCACTACTACAGGCGGGCCATCGCGCTCAGGAAGGCCCACCCGGGCCTCGCGGCGGGGGACTTCGACCACCTGATTCCCGACCACCCATCGGTGTTCGCCTACCGCCGCGACGGCGGGCGCTACCTCGTCGCCTGCAATCTCTCTGCGGAACCGGCGACGGTCGACCTGCCCTGGACGTGGGAGGGCGCGGACCGCCTCATCGGGAACTACCCCGCGGACGACGAGGGCGGCCCGACGCTCGCGCTCCGGCCCTACGAGGCCCGCGTGTACGGGGCGGGGGTCGACTGA